The proteins below are encoded in one region of Bremerella sp. P1:
- the rpsJ gene encoding 30S ribosomal protein S10 encodes MAKEIIRIRMEAYDHSILDQSALDIVDTAKRTHSEVHGPIPLPTRIERYTVLSGPHIDKKARQQFEVRTHKRLIDIVQATAKTIESLNKLNLPAGVDIKIKATTR; translated from the coding sequence GTGGCGAAAGAAATTATTCGCATTCGGATGGAAGCTTACGATCACTCGATCTTGGATCAGAGTGCTCTCGACATCGTCGACACGGCGAAGCGGACCCATTCGGAAGTGCACGGTCCCATTCCGTTGCCGACCCGTATCGAACGTTACACCGTTCTGTCGGGCCCGCATATCGACAAGAAGGCTCGCCAGCAATTTGAGGTTCGGACGCACAAGCGTCTGATCGATATCGTTCAGGCTACCGCCAAGACGATTGAATCGCTCAACAAGCTGAACCTGCCAGCTGGTGTCGATATCAAGATCAAGGCAACAACTCGATAG
- the rplC gene encoding 50S ribosomal protein L3 translates to MTQVYTESGEVIPVTVVQAGPCHVLQVRTLERDGYEAIQLGYDDKPRRLAIRSERGHVAPLSSKRSKKLAAAGGEASAKAGCEPKRFVRELRGSIEGAEVGQEISIGVLAEAARVDVIATSRGRGYAGVMKRHNFAGQRATHGVKKVHRHTGGTGCSAYPSRTFKGLKMSGQYGNAKVTTRNLKVVKVDEENGVVLLNGAVPGPNGGYVIVRETNMVR, encoded by the coding sequence ATGACCCAGGTTTATACAGAATCTGGCGAAGTTATCCCGGTTACGGTTGTACAAGCAGGTCCCTGTCACGTGCTTCAGGTGCGAACCCTGGAACGCGATGGCTACGAGGCAATTCAGCTCGGTTACGACGACAAGCCTCGCCGTTTAGCGATTCGTAGTGAACGTGGTCACGTTGCTCCTCTCTCGAGCAAGCGATCGAAGAAGTTGGCCGCCGCTGGTGGTGAAGCTTCTGCGAAGGCCGGTTGCGAGCCCAAGCGTTTCGTCCGTGAACTTCGTGGTTCGATCGAAGGTGCTGAAGTTGGTCAAGAGATCAGCATCGGCGTTCTCGCTGAAGCAGCCCGTGTCGATGTCATCGCAACTAGCCGCGGTCGTGGTTATGCCGGTGTGATGAAGCGACATAACTTCGCTGGTCAGCGTGCTACCCACGGTGTGAAGAAGGTTCACCGTCACACGGGTGGTACTGGGTGCAGTGCTTATCCAAGCCGTACGTTCAAGGGCCTGAAGATGAGCGGCCAGTACGGTAACGCCAAGGTCACCACTCGTAACTTGAAGGTGGTCAAGGTCGACGAAGAAAACGGCGTGGTTCTGCTCAATGGTGCCGTGCCTGGGCCCAATGGCGGATACGTGATCGTTCGTGAAACAAATATGGTCCGCTAA
- the rplD gene encoding 50S ribosomal protein L4 → MVSLPIFDKSGKEVGKYELDPAEIAPSINKQLMHDAVVMYQANLRQGTHRTKTRAEVAGSTKKMYRQKGTGNARAGSKRSGVRRGGGHVFAIRPRDYSYRLNKKALKLATRMAIASKIQGEQVVVVDDLAQDEIKTKSVAGALKALGIYGQKVAIALEKHDPVFYRSARNIEGVSVSPVAELNAYSVLRPRKLVITKAALDSLRSSDKSD, encoded by the coding sequence ATGGTCAGTTTGCCCATTTTTGACAAGAGCGGAAAGGAAGTCGGCAAGTACGAACTTGATCCGGCTGAAATCGCTCCGTCGATCAACAAGCAGTTGATGCACGACGCCGTTGTGATGTACCAGGCGAATCTTCGTCAGGGTACACACCGCACCAAGACTCGTGCCGAAGTGGCTGGCTCGACGAAGAAGATGTATCGCCAGAAGGGTACCGGTAACGCACGTGCCGGTTCCAAGCGTAGCGGTGTTCGCCGTGGTGGTGGTCACGTCTTCGCGATCCGCCCTCGCGATTACTCGTACCGACTGAACAAGAAGGCCTTGAAGCTTGCGACCCGTATGGCGATCGCCAGCAAGATCCAAGGCGAGCAGGTGGTTGTCGTTGATGACCTGGCTCAAGACGAAATCAAGACTAAGAGTGTCGCAGGTGCTTTGAAGGCTCTGGGCATTTACGGTCAAAAGGTCGCGATCGCGTTGGAAAAGCACGATCCGGTCTTCTACCGCAGTGCACGTAACATCGAAGGTGTCTCAGTCAGCCCAGTTGCTGAACTGAATGCTTACTCGGTCTTGCGTCCGCGGAAGTTGGTCATCACTAAGGCTGCCCTCGACTCGTTGCGTAGCAGCGATAAGAGCGATTAG
- the rplW gene encoding 50S ribosomal protein L23, whose protein sequence is MARPYYKPSEDTPTRTLDSHQVILRPLVTEKGVQVSEDLNQYTFEIAPAATKLDVRRAVEELFDVKVASVKTQTRKGKARRYRFRNGMTRNWKKAIVTLADDQKIDFY, encoded by the coding sequence ATGGCACGGCCTTACTACAAACCGAGCGAAGACACCCCGACCCGCACGCTTGATTCGCACCAGGTGATTTTGCGTCCGCTGGTTACCGAAAAGGGTGTTCAGGTTTCGGAAGACTTGAATCAATACACATTCGAGATCGCCCCGGCTGCCACCAAGTTGGATGTCCGTCGTGCGGTTGAAGAGTTGTTCGACGTCAAAGTCGCCAGCGTGAAGACGCAGACACGGAAGGGTAAGGCCCGCCGTTATCGTTTTCGCAACGGAATGACCCGTAACTGGAAGAAGGCCATCGTCACGTTGGCTGATGATCAAAAGATCGACTTCTATTAA
- the rplB gene encoding 50S ribosomal protein L2: MGIRKYKPTSAGRRNASVSDFKELTKGAKPEKNLLRKITKTGGRNNQGKITTRHRGGGHKRRYRVIDFRRAKDGVPAVVASVQYDPNRSARIALLNYVDGEKRYILAPDGLKAGDKVQSGSEASPTVGNCLPLKNIPAGTTVHNVEMTPGRGGAMCRSAGSSATLMACEADWAQLSLPSGEIRRVSSRCRATIGRVSNPDHEKVSLGKAGRKRWLGRRPHVRGTAMNPIDHPHGGGEGRTKGGRHPVTPQGKPTKGGATRHRKKASNRSIVRRRRSRRYGVLKLLK; the protein is encoded by the coding sequence ATGGGTATCCGAAAATACAAGCCGACTTCCGCTGGGCGTCGTAACGCCTCGGTCAGCGACTTCAAGGAGTTGACCAAGGGTGCAAAGCCAGAGAAGAACCTTCTCCGGAAGATCACAAAAACCGGCGGTCGTAACAACCAAGGTAAGATCACGACCCGTCACCGTGGCGGTGGTCACAAACGCCGTTACCGTGTGATCGACTTCCGTCGTGCCAAAGATGGCGTGCCGGCAGTGGTTGCTTCGGTGCAGTACGATCCGAACCGCAGTGCTCGTATCGCTCTGTTGAACTACGTGGACGGCGAAAAGCGATACATCCTTGCTCCCGATGGGTTGAAGGCTGGCGACAAGGTTCAAAGCGGTAGCGAAGCATCGCCAACCGTTGGTAACTGCCTGCCGCTGAAGAACATCCCTGCCGGGACTACCGTTCATAATGTCGAGATGACGCCAGGTCGTGGTGGTGCAATGTGCCGATCGGCTGGTAGCTCGGCCACGTTGATGGCCTGTGAAGCCGATTGGGCTCAGCTGTCGCTGCCCAGTGGTGAAATTCGTCGTGTTTCGAGCCGTTGCCGTGCGACCATCGGTCGTGTGAGCAACCCCGATCACGAAAAGGTTTCGCTCGGTAAGGCTGGTCGTAAGCGTTGGTTGGGTCGCCGTCCTCACGTTCGTGGTACCGCGATGAACCCGATCGATCACCCGCACGGTGGTGGTGAAGGTCGTACCAAGGGCGGTCGTCACCCGGTGACGCCACAAGGTAAGCCAACCAAGGGTGGAGCAACGCGTCACCGCAAGAAGGCTTCCAACCGCTCGATCGTTCGTCGCCGTCGTTCGCGTCGTTACGGTGTCCTGAAGTTGTTGAAGTAA
- the rpsS gene encoding 30S ribosomal protein S19: MSRSLKKGPYVDPNVYEKVAKQEEAGTKDPIKTWARSCTIIPEFIGHTFMVHNGKAHLKVYVTEDMIGHKLGEFAPTRTFRGHGADKKKK; the protein is encoded by the coding sequence ATGAGCCGATCCCTAAAAAAAGGGCCGTACGTCGACCCGAACGTTTACGAAAAGGTCGCCAAGCAAGAAGAAGCTGGCACCAAGGACCCGATCAAGACCTGGGCACGATCTTGCACGATCATTCCTGAGTTTATCGGTCACACGTTCATGGTCCACAACGGCAAGGCCCACCTGAAGGTTTATGTCACTGAAGACATGATCGGGCACAAGCTCGGCGAATTCGCACCGACGCGAACCTTCCGTGGTCACGGCGCTGATAAGAAGAAGAAATAA
- the rplV gene encoding 50S ribosomal protein L22 — translation MFKATHRLARISPRKVRPLADLVRGKLADEALDILRYQPQRGARLLEEVIKSAIGNSQDSEQNEGRAANQQALFVREARVDGGPIIKRFRPRARGSAFPILKRTCHIHVTLEELQG, via the coding sequence ATGTTCAAAGCGACCCACCGACTGGCACGCATCAGCCCACGCAAGGTGCGCCCGCTAGCCGATTTGGTGCGTGGCAAGCTGGCCGACGAAGCACTCGACATTCTGCGATACCAACCGCAGCGTGGTGCTCGCTTGCTGGAAGAAGTCATTAAGAGTGCCATCGGCAACTCGCAAGATTCCGAACAGAACGAAGGCCGAGCTGCTAATCAGCAAGCCTTGTTCGTCCGCGAAGCTCGCGTCGATGGTGGCCCGATCATTAAGCGATTCCGCCCCCGAGCTCGTGGAAGCGCGTTCCCGATTTTGAAGCGGACCTGTCACATTCACGTCACCCTGGAGGAACTCCAAGGCTAA
- the rpsC gene encoding 30S ribosomal protein S3, whose translation MGQKVNPVAFRTGVMVGWKSKWFASKRDFPGLLLEDKKIRDFILKHPDQRIRQKYRNAGIDKVEIERTRDEVRVTLFVARPGLIIGQKGQEVEKLQEELQNLVGRRINLKIEEVGRPELRAQLVAEDIADQLAKRASFRRTMKRAIESTMEAGARGIKIQMAGRLGGAEMARREKQIEGSIPLSTLRAKIDYGFTEARTPQGHIGVQVWINNGFYEGDDSDGYDASTSEAPKKPKKTYKR comes from the coding sequence ATGGGACAAAAAGTTAATCCAGTTGCGTTTCGTACCGGCGTCATGGTCGGCTGGAAGAGCAAATGGTTTGCGTCGAAGCGTGATTTTCCAGGCCTACTCCTGGAAGACAAAAAGATCCGGGACTTCATCCTGAAGCATCCTGATCAACGCATTCGCCAGAAGTATCGTAATGCAGGCATCGACAAAGTCGAAATCGAACGGACGCGCGACGAAGTTCGCGTGACGTTGTTCGTCGCCCGACCAGGTCTGATCATCGGTCAGAAGGGTCAGGAAGTCGAAAAGCTGCAGGAAGAACTGCAAAACCTGGTTGGCCGTCGTATCAATCTCAAGATTGAAGAAGTCGGTCGTCCGGAACTGCGAGCCCAGTTGGTTGCCGAGGATATCGCCGACCAGTTGGCCAAGCGTGCCAGCTTCCGTCGCACCATGAAGCGTGCGATCGAAAGCACTATGGAGGCTGGTGCCCGAGGCATCAAAATCCAGATGGCCGGTCGTCTTGGCGGTGCGGAAATGGCTCGCCGCGAAAAGCAAATTGAAGGATCGATTCCGTTGAGCACCCTGCGGGCCAAGATCGATTACGGCTTCACTGAAGCTCGTACGCCGCAGGGACACATCGGGGTCCAGGTCTGGATCAATAACGGTTTTTACGAAGGGGACGACTCCGATGGCTATGATGCCTCGACGAGTGAAGCACCGAAAAAGCCAAAGAAGACGTATAAAAGGTAA
- the rplP gene encoding 50S ribosomal protein L16 yields the protein MKHRKSQRRRIKGNATRGNTVVLGDYGLQSTQAGHITAQTIEAGRIAAQQYVRGIGKLYIRIFPHKSVTARPLETRMGKGKGEPDRWVATVKPGTVMYELKGVTEQQAKICFARLAHKMPVRCRFVRRRPDLETTEA from the coding sequence GTGAAGCACCGAAAAAGCCAAAGAAGACGTATAAAAGGTAATGCCACTCGTGGCAATACCGTCGTCCTTGGTGATTACGGACTTCAATCCACACAAGCGGGTCACATTACCGCTCAAACGATCGAAGCGGGTCGTATCGCTGCCCAGCAGTACGTCCGTGGTATCGGTAAGTTGTACATCCGGATCTTCCCCCACAAGTCGGTAACGGCACGTCCGTTGGAGACTCGTATGGGTAAGGGTAAAGGTGAGCCTGATCGTTGGGTCGCCACCGTGAAGCCCGGTACGGTTATGTACGAGCTCAAGGGTGTCACCGAGCAGCAAGCGAAGATTTGTTTCGCTCGTTTGGCTCACAAGATGCCGGTTCGATGTCGCTTCGTGCGTCGTCGCCCGGATTTGGAAACAACCGAGGCTTAG
- the rpmC gene encoding 50S ribosomal protein L29, whose protein sequence is MKASELRELSDEQLQANLKNAMDTLFRLRVQSQTERLDAPSELAKNRKLVARIKTIQAERSAAAAST, encoded by the coding sequence ATGAAAGCAAGTGAATTGCGAGAACTGAGCGACGAACAGCTCCAGGCGAACTTGAAGAACGCCATGGATACCTTGTTCCGTTTGCGAGTTCAGTCCCAGACCGAACGTTTGGACGCCCCCAGCGAACTGGCGAAGAATCGCAAGTTGGTGGCTCGGATTAAAACGATTCAAGCCGAGCGATCAGCCGCCGCGGCCAGTACCTAA